A genome region from Schlesneria paludicola DSM 18645 includes the following:
- a CDS encoding GH3 auxin-responsive promoter family protein — protein sequence MLKVSRLVPRSVLRTTLSTARTFLCDPFVRRLERASRIQQDWLLKRIRACQTTTFGRDHHFQTIRTLSDFRKQVPVSEYARLAHYINAVAAGDTRALIPDQDRLIQFTITTGSTGVPKLNPVTRSWLREYRAGWEIWGTRLFTDHPDKIGSRVLQMSGTWDMGRTVGGHQISMVSALLTRTQSPLVKPFYAIPDVLNDIRDPVVRHYAALRLTILDDIGWIMLMNPGTLIRLAEIGDQYKERLIRDVFEGTLSKQFDIPEPIRASLKRFVPAADPRGAMSLEAIVNRTGRLMPSEYWKQPVISCWLGGTAGFPSRYLHELFGSSPLRDMGLVSSEGRHTIPLQDTEPYGVPSVGAGFYEFIPVDEQESETPTVLEGHELTVDRDYRIVITNSAGYYRFDIGDLVRCRGFIGQAPQLEFIQKFARVGDLEGEKLTEHQLVEGAHKAAAVVGVKLGLLTGVPRRIPEQKPYYDFLVTISEFPDSELAKGFLKELDLQLASLNFLWRARRTEGVLAAPRLLRLPAQGWDDYIQAELRRKGTGDYQYKHPGLVQHQDWLKNFSPVDTIVLD from the coding sequence ATGCTGAAGGTCTCAAGACTGGTTCCTCGATCTGTCCTGCGAACGACGCTGTCGACGGCGCGAACGTTCTTGTGCGATCCATTTGTCCGGCGGCTCGAACGGGCCTCACGGATTCAACAGGACTGGTTGCTGAAGCGGATTCGGGCCTGTCAGACGACGACGTTTGGCAGAGACCACCATTTCCAGACAATTCGTACGCTCAGCGATTTTCGGAAGCAGGTTCCCGTTTCGGAGTATGCTCGTCTGGCGCACTACATCAATGCTGTTGCGGCAGGTGATACTCGAGCGCTCATTCCGGATCAGGATCGGTTGATTCAATTCACCATTACGACCGGAAGTACCGGTGTTCCAAAGCTGAATCCGGTGACACGTTCGTGGTTGCGAGAGTATCGCGCGGGTTGGGAGATCTGGGGAACACGACTCTTTACGGATCATCCCGACAAGATTGGTTCGCGTGTCCTGCAGATGTCGGGAACGTGGGACATGGGCAGAACGGTCGGTGGTCACCAAATCAGCATGGTCAGCGCGCTCCTGACACGAACCCAGTCACCCCTGGTGAAACCATTTTACGCGATTCCAGACGTCTTGAATGACATTCGCGATCCGGTTGTGCGTCACTACGCCGCGCTCAGGTTGACGATTCTGGATGATATCGGCTGGATCATGTTGATGAATCCGGGCACGTTAATTCGCCTGGCCGAGATTGGCGATCAGTACAAGGAACGGCTCATTCGCGACGTCTTCGAAGGAACACTTTCGAAGCAATTTGACATCCCTGAACCAATTCGGGCTTCGCTGAAGCGATTTGTGCCCGCTGCCGATCCCCGTGGGGCCATGTCCCTGGAAGCGATCGTGAATCGAACTGGGCGACTGATGCCGAGCGAGTACTGGAAGCAGCCGGTCATTTCTTGTTGGCTGGGGGGAACGGCGGGATTCCCCTCGCGCTATTTGCACGAGTTATTCGGTTCGTCACCATTGCGCGATATGGGGCTGGTTTCCAGTGAGGGACGTCATACCATCCCGCTGCAAGACACCGAACCATACGGTGTCCCCTCGGTCGGAGCCGGTTTTTACGAGTTCATTCCGGTCGACGAGCAGGAATCCGAGACGCCGACTGTTCTCGAAGGGCACGAATTGACGGTTGACCGCGACTATCGAATCGTAATCACGAATTCAGCCGGTTACTATCGGTTTGACATCGGCGATCTCGTCCGTTGTCGAGGTTTCATCGGTCAAGCGCCGCAGCTCGAGTTTATCCAGAAATTTGCACGCGTTGGCGACCTGGAAGGGGAAAAACTCACCGAACATCAGCTTGTCGAAGGGGCTCACAAGGCCGCGGCGGTGGTGGGGGTCAAGCTGGGGCTGCTGACGGGCGTCCCCCGACGAATTCCGGAACAGAAGCCGTATTACGACTTTCTCGTAACGATTTCCGAATTTCCGGATTCGGAGCTTGCGAAAGGCTTCCTGAAAGAGTTGGATCTACAGTTGGCCTCTCTCAATTTCTTGTGGCGTGCTCGGCGGACGGAAGGAGTCCTGGCGGCACCAAGGCTTCTGCGGCTGCCCGCTCAAGGTTGGGACGATTACATTCAAGCGGAACTGCGACGCAAAGGGACAGGTGACTATCAGTACAAGCACCCCGGACTCGTACAGCATCAGGATTGGCTGAAGAATTTTTCGCCGGTAGACACGATTGTCTTGGACTGA
- a CDS encoding DUF1501 domain-containing protein, which produces MSGLNLPFPMLSRRRMLQASSTGFGAMALAGMMDESLAVSPALTLPEGAALKQTHHAAKAKHVIFCFMSGGVSHLDSFDPKPRLLRDHGKPMPVKIERTMFNSNGNIMGSPFAFTPSGQSGIPVSSMFPEIAKVVDELAVVRSMTSAVNEHAQANFFMHSGFPIMGYPSAGAWTAYGLGTENRDLPGFVVLQSGTAVPPHGGVSLFSNGFLPAQHQGSILKADQAEAIHNIRPRDPMTAQRRRLDFARQFNQPFLAETAGDAQVEAAIRNYETAFRMQSAVPELCDIAGESESTTKLYGLDSPIPEKAAYARQCLLARRLVERGVRFVELSCLTQNIGAGGAANPWDQHGELKRGHEAMALQVDQPIAALIQDLRARGLLDETLIVWAGEFGRTPFSQGSDGRDHNPYGFSVWLAGGGIKGGVIHGATDDLGYYAIENKCTIYDMWATVLHLMGVNHEGLTYRYGGRDFRLTDVHGNVIREILS; this is translated from the coding sequence ATGTCAGGCTTGAACCTTCCGTTTCCAATGCTGTCTCGTCGTCGCATGCTGCAGGCGAGTTCAACCGGATTTGGTGCGATGGCACTGGCGGGAATGATGGATGAATCGCTGGCGGTCTCGCCCGCGTTGACGCTGCCCGAAGGTGCCGCTTTGAAGCAGACGCATCATGCGGCGAAAGCCAAGCATGTGATCTTTTGTTTCATGTCGGGCGGTGTGTCGCATCTCGATTCGTTCGATCCAAAGCCACGTTTGCTGCGCGATCATGGCAAGCCGATGCCGGTGAAGATCGAACGAACGATGTTCAACAGCAACGGCAACATTATGGGCAGCCCGTTTGCGTTCACGCCGAGTGGGCAGAGCGGAATTCCGGTCAGCAGCATGTTTCCCGAGATTGCAAAAGTCGTTGATGAACTGGCCGTCGTTCGGTCAATGACATCGGCGGTCAACGAGCATGCGCAGGCGAATTTTTTCATGCACAGCGGCTTCCCGATCATGGGCTATCCGAGCGCCGGCGCATGGACGGCGTATGGGCTTGGGACCGAAAATCGAGACCTGCCGGGGTTTGTGGTCCTGCAAAGCGGCACCGCCGTTCCGCCGCATGGTGGCGTCAGTCTGTTCAGCAATGGGTTTCTGCCGGCGCAGCACCAAGGGTCCATTCTGAAAGCGGACCAGGCCGAGGCGATTCATAACATTCGCCCGCGCGATCCCATGACGGCGCAGCGACGACGGCTTGATTTTGCCCGTCAATTCAATCAACCCTTTCTGGCCGAGACGGCGGGCGATGCCCAGGTTGAAGCAGCCATCCGGAATTATGAGACGGCCTTTCGTATGCAAAGTGCCGTACCAGAACTCTGCGATATTGCTGGAGAGTCGGAATCCACAACGAAGTTGTATGGCCTGGATTCGCCGATTCCAGAAAAAGCGGCCTATGCGCGTCAGTGCCTGTTGGCGCGGCGACTTGTGGAGCGCGGAGTGCGATTCGTGGAACTCAGTTGTTTGACTCAAAATATCGGAGCAGGCGGAGCTGCCAATCCCTGGGATCAACATGGAGAATTGAAACGCGGTCATGAAGCGATGGCCCTGCAGGTCGATCAACCGATTGCGGCTCTGATCCAGGATCTGCGTGCCCGGGGGCTGCTGGACGAAACGCTGATTGTCTGGGCGGGTGAGTTTGGGCGCACGCCGTTCTCCCAGGGAAGCGATGGACGCGATCACAATCCGTATGGCTTCAGTGTGTGGTTGGCGGGCGGCGGCATCAAAGGTGGTGTCATTCACGGAGCCACTGACGACTTGGGTTACTATGCGATCGAAAACAAATGCACTATCTATGACATGTGGGCTACCGTGTTGCATCTGATGGGGGTGAATCACGAAGGGTTGACTTATCGGTATGGCGGTCGTGACTTCAGGTTGACAGATGTTCACGGAAATGTCATACGCGAGATTCTTTCCTGA
- a CDS encoding GNAT family N-acetyltransferase: MLRIATYNGTTDELVQFVNHVWSHSYADKMTFPCWTADFFEWQFRLSCDSERKNLIAAYDESVLAGVLLGTSYPIQSLAGRFLGSHWSWLSVHPDYRNRGIAKALDQERILRQHHSGTRLIASYRYVGSNHSQAERPHSRQPNRKFNRKIGFWARVLDPDRFAKWHWSRVEGILGKLAAPFMRIPPDIQRECPVREFSLADLDACVQLVRDAVSSLVLSLDWDSEMLRHQLCGHSISQTLVVEEAGRVTGFVNYHLIPFRAKTIEKVAVIDLIVLGSTSSRNRLRLLNNALARMCEQGAVLALKVRCGDAPVWPLLRAHFIPQAADSMLVLQSVGTELEIPSSAPIHLLWR, translated from the coding sequence ATGTTGCGGATCGCGACCTACAACGGAACGACCGATGAACTTGTGCAGTTTGTGAATCATGTTTGGAGCCATTCGTACGCTGACAAAATGACATTTCCGTGCTGGACGGCGGATTTCTTTGAATGGCAGTTTCGATTGAGCTGCGATTCGGAGCGAAAGAATCTCATCGCGGCTTATGACGAATCCGTATTGGCGGGCGTCCTGCTGGGAACGAGTTACCCCATCCAGTCGCTGGCTGGGCGATTTCTCGGTTCGCACTGGAGCTGGCTGTCGGTTCATCCTGACTATCGAAATCGAGGTATTGCCAAGGCGCTCGATCAAGAACGCATTTTGCGTCAGCACCATTCCGGAACGCGACTGATTGCCAGCTACCGCTACGTCGGGTCGAATCATTCGCAGGCGGAACGACCGCACTCCAGACAACCCAATCGAAAGTTCAACCGCAAAATCGGGTTTTGGGCGCGTGTGCTTGATCCCGACAGATTTGCAAAATGGCATTGGAGCCGGGTTGAGGGAATTCTTGGAAAGCTTGCCGCACCGTTCATGCGAATTCCGCCCGATATCCAACGAGAATGCCCCGTCCGAGAGTTTTCTCTGGCGGATTTGGATGCGTGTGTGCAGCTGGTGCGTGATGCCGTGTCATCGCTGGTTCTGTCGCTGGATTGGGACAGCGAAATGCTTCGGCATCAGCTATGTGGCCATTCCATCAGTCAGACGCTCGTCGTCGAAGAAGCGGGGCGTGTCACCGGATTTGTGAACTATCATTTGATCCCTTTTCGGGCGAAGACGATTGAGAAAGTCGCAGTCATTGATCTGATCGTTCTCGGATCGACATCCTCTCGGAATCGATTACGACTACTCAATAATGCATTGGCGCGGATGTGCGAACAAGGCGCTGTTCTGGCATTGAAGGTGCGGTGCGGAGATGCACCTGTTTGGCCATTGCTGCGGGCCCATTTCATTCCTCAAGCGGCGGATTCGATGCTCGTCCTGCAATCCGTCGGTACGGAGTTGGAGATTCCAAGCTCGGCCCCGATTCATTTGCTGTGGCGATAG
- a CDS encoding phosphatidylglycerol lysyltransferase domain-containing protein has product MSDSIGQVAKAAVPAFPLSAPSPAVEVRPGTSYSGLVPLSSLTAEERRRLEEFAYAFGHAPESYDLTGTAATILRTPDEDVYFNVYADRAFWHIPGSIISDVSHKPRAVLWLKQEAMRQRRTIAVYSVTSEEASLFREAGFAVNKFGEEPVLDLVDLNWQGKVFEWVRRQTNFCHRQGLEVIEVASQEQQRAIAGDLNEVFFDDLKDRVYSEPLRLLEGRFEPHALGRRRLFIARQHDRGRTEGFLVASPTENGTSWAFETYRKRRDAVRGTIPFLFRDVIDRLRAENVKRISLCLVPGKGVQQDLSSEADARVRWMLGLWYGRLNVLFSAAGQDYFKSRFRPRYQDRYLCVYPRNSWRSILSFVRTSGALRMNVRNLLKKLVIPGKTAPPQSPDAT; this is encoded by the coding sequence ATGTCCGATTCGATCGGTCAAGTTGCTAAGGCTGCTGTGCCGGCATTTCCATTGAGCGCACCTTCGCCGGCAGTGGAAGTGCGCCCCGGCACGTCGTACTCGGGGCTCGTCCCGCTCAGCAGCTTGACTGCAGAAGAACGTCGCCGACTCGAAGAATTCGCGTACGCGTTTGGCCATGCTCCCGAATCGTATGATCTGACGGGAACCGCTGCGACGATTCTGCGAACACCAGACGAAGATGTTTATTTCAATGTCTATGCCGATCGAGCATTCTGGCATATTCCCGGTAGCATCATTAGCGACGTCAGTCATAAACCGCGTGCGGTCTTGTGGCTCAAGCAAGAAGCGATGCGGCAGCGGCGGACCATCGCTGTCTATTCGGTGACCTCTGAAGAAGCTTCGCTGTTCCGTGAGGCGGGGTTCGCGGTGAACAAATTCGGTGAAGAACCGGTACTCGATCTTGTGGATTTGAACTGGCAAGGAAAAGTGTTCGAGTGGGTTCGGCGCCAAACGAACTTCTGTCATCGGCAAGGACTGGAAGTGATCGAGGTTGCGTCACAGGAGCAGCAGCGAGCAATTGCAGGTGATTTGAATGAAGTTTTCTTCGACGATCTGAAAGATCGTGTTTATTCCGAACCATTGCGACTGTTGGAAGGACGATTCGAGCCTCATGCTTTGGGGCGTCGGCGGCTATTCATCGCACGGCAGCATGACAGGGGGCGTACCGAAGGGTTCCTCGTTGCCAGCCCCACCGAGAATGGCACGTCATGGGCGTTTGAAACGTACCGCAAACGACGCGATGCCGTTCGCGGCACGATTCCATTCCTGTTTCGTGATGTCATTGACCGTTTGCGAGCCGAGAATGTGAAGCGGATCTCGTTGTGCCTGGTACCGGGTAAGGGAGTCCAGCAGGATCTTTCGTCCGAAGCCGATGCGCGCGTCCGCTGGATGCTCGGGCTTTGGTATGGTCGATTGAATGTCCTGTTCAGCGCTGCGGGGCAGGACTATTTCAAAAGCCGGTTTCGTCCGCGCTATCAAGACCGATACCTATGCGTGTACCCACGCAATTCATGGCGATCGATTCTTTCATTCGTTAGGACATCTGGAGCGTTACGGATGAACGTGCGTAACCTGCTGAAAAAACTGGTGATTCCAGGAAAAACGGCACCCCCTCAATCACCTGACGCGACTTGA